In a genomic window of Candidatus Omnitrophota bacterium:
- a CDS encoding FAD:protein FMN transferase: MRKTLLLILIIAMIVGAAFWIIRGPAASLEQQRRVMMTTYVTIYAYGKKPAVSKAIDRAFERMQEVTDKFNAHNPNSPLYAFNQNGTPIKDEEILKVIKIALDISKQSEGAFDITVYPLVKLWGFYGENSDQIPAPDKITEALSHIGYQHLILSNGELKRDNENILIDLGGIAKGYVVDQGIQALKKAGVNSAIIQAGGDVYALGYKNKKPWKIGIRHPRKEGILGYIEVVDQAVMGSGDYERFFIKGRKRYSHIIDPKTGYPAKEAIGVTVIYPDPAIADAWGPALSILGPAGLKIVEKIPGMEAIIVTDSGKLLYTSGLARLLNGYNKNEK; this comes from the coding sequence ATGAGAAAAACATTATTATTGATCCTTATAATCGCAATGATAGTGGGCGCGGCTTTCTGGATTATACGGGGACCCGCAGCTAGTTTAGAGCAGCAGCGCAGGGTAATGATGACTACTTATGTAACCATTTATGCTTACGGCAAGAAACCGGCTGTTTCTAAAGCTATCGACCGCGCTTTTGAACGCATGCAGGAGGTTACGGATAAGTTTAACGCCCATAATCCCAATAGCCCCCTATATGCGTTTAATCAAAACGGCACTCCGATTAAAGACGAGGAGATCCTTAAGGTTATAAAAATAGCCCTGGATATCAGCAAGCAGTCAGAAGGCGCCTTTGATATTACGGTTTATCCCCTGGTAAAACTCTGGGGATTTTACGGTGAGAATTCAGACCAGATACCTGCGCCTGATAAAATCACCGAAGCTTTAAGCCACATCGGCTATCAGCATCTTATTCTTAGTAACGGTGAATTGAAAAGAGATAACGAAAATATATTGATTGACCTGGGCGGTATTGCCAAGGGGTATGTCGTAGACCAAGGCATCCAGGCATTAAAAAAGGCCGGAGTCAATTCGGCAATAATCCAGGCCGGAGGAGATGTCTATGCTCTGGGGTATAAAAATAAGAAACCTTGGAAAATAGGTATTCGCCATCCGCGTAAAGAAGGGATCCTGGGTTATATAGAAGTGGTTGATCAGGCAGTTATGGGCTCAGGTGACTACGAAAGGTTTTTTATCAAAGGCAGAAAAAGATATAGCCATATTATTGATCCTAAAACCGGCTATCCTGCTAAAGAAGCTATTGGAGTGACGGTGATTTATCCTGATCCGGCTATTGCCGATGCCTGGGGGCCGGCCCTTTCGATACTGGGCCCTGCCGGCCTTAAAATCGTCGAAAAGATCCCCGGCATGGAAGCGATAATCGTGACCGATTCCGGTAAGCTTTTATACACTTCAGGATTAGCAAGGTTACTCAATGGTTACAATAAAAATGAAAAATGA
- a CDS encoding FMN-binding protein, protein MKNDILKKILLIIFFLLICADFCFAITLLTEQEALDRLLPQADEIITQKITVSQEQLDMIKKKLGGNLVHETASKSAKELNQQREFTFYFAKNQNKTIGVALILDEPGKWGPIKFIVCLGPQGEIRNSAVMKYTETRGRPVASGSFLRQFSGKTLNDPISLGEDIQGISGATISSSAACFTMKKTIILYKILVLGQN, encoded by the coding sequence ATGAAAAATGATATTCTGAAAAAAATCTTGTTAATTATATTTTTTCTCCTGATCTGCGCTGATTTTTGCTTTGCCATTACGCTTTTGACTGAACAAGAAGCTTTAGACCGCTTGCTTCCGCAGGCTGATGAAATAATCACTCAAAAAATAACTGTTTCTCAAGAACAGCTGGATATGATTAAAAAAAAGCTGGGAGGCAATTTGGTCCATGAGACCGCAAGTAAAAGCGCCAAAGAACTGAATCAACAAAGAGAATTTACTTTCTATTTTGCAAAAAATCAAAACAAGACAATCGGCGTTGCTCTTATTTTGGATGAGCCGGGAAAATGGGGTCCGATTAAATTTATTGTCTGCCTGGGGCCACAGGGGGAGATTCGCAATTCCGCGGTAATGAAATATACCGAAACCCGCGGCCGGCCCGTTGCTTCAGGAAGCTTCTTAAGGCAATTTTCCGGAAAAACCCTTAATGATCCGATAAGCTTAGGTGAGGATATACAAGGAATATCCGGAGCGACGATCTCTTCCAGTGCCGCCTGTTTTACGATGAAGAAAACAATAATTTTATATAAAATACTGGTACTGGGCCAAAATTAG
- a CDS encoding ATP-binding protein, with product MKKFRDITVRNKILLGYFCIIVFFIGLGVYYVNATRKISQVSRKIELHNFTGVELITEIQRNVLIVKNLQSGIYYAQKDKQLLEIKKHLDIYASKIAQLISELEELGKDEPVTLRMLSSIKGLFQEYRDLIYKEIRAGIKEKVYWEFSEPAVLKQLEEQLSDLHNEDVSIFSLALGNIDNLARRIRDSYIWTLLILIFLSIWIACWIAGIIVKPIMNLMAGMRKLGNGNLDYKIGIKNNDEIGALQTGFMAMASRLKSAHEALQKERDGLEIKVRERTKDLEQSQTHLIQINKELKQIQVQLIQSVKMAAIGSLAGGVAHEINNPLTGVLNNVELIKMEMAAKNNFAPSDFKGLLDIIEESALRCKRIVQELLEFSHIGKGVPEPALINEVLEKTISLADNEIKLENIRIVKELANDCPLVRIDVNRFRQVLLDIINNARWALRNKPEAKLKIKTLLSEDKKFVIIEISDNGCGIEKEDLSYIFEPFFTTKKVGEGNGLGLSISYQIIKDLNGILEAESEGKNKGATFRIKLPAIT from the coding sequence ATGAAAAAGTTTAGAGATATCACGGTAAGAAATAAAATTTTACTGGGTTATTTCTGCATCATAGTATTCTTTATTGGGCTGGGGGTATACTATGTTAATGCGACAAGGAAGATAAGCCAGGTAAGCCGTAAGATTGAATTGCATAATTTTACCGGAGTAGAATTGATCACTGAAATCCAAAGGAATGTGTTAATCGTCAAGAATTTACAGAGCGGTATCTACTATGCCCAAAAAGATAAGCAGTTGCTGGAAATTAAAAAACACCTGGATATCTATGCTTCCAAAATTGCGCAGCTTATATCAGAATTAGAAGAGCTGGGAAAGGATGAACCGGTTACCTTAAGAATGCTATCCAGTATTAAGGGGCTGTTCCAAGAATACCGTGATTTGATTTACAAAGAAATCCGGGCAGGGATAAAAGAAAAAGTTTATTGGGAATTCAGTGAACCGGCTGTTTTAAAGCAATTAGAAGAACAGTTGAGTGATCTGCACAATGAAGATGTTTCTATTTTTTCCTTGGCTTTAGGAAATATTGACAACCTGGCAAGGAGAATTCGTGATAGCTATATCTGGACGCTTTTAATATTGATTTTTCTTTCGATCTGGATTGCCTGTTGGATCGCCGGAATTATCGTTAAACCGATCATGAATTTAATGGCGGGAATGCGTAAACTCGGTAACGGTAACCTTGATTATAAAATAGGGATAAAAAATAATGATGAAATCGGCGCGTTGCAAACCGGTTTTATGGCCATGGCCAGCCGCTTAAAATCGGCGCACGAAGCTCTACAAAAAGAAAGAGATGGCCTGGAGATCAAGGTCAGGGAACGGACAAAAGATCTAGAACAGAGCCAAACGCATTTAATCCAGATAAATAAAGAGTTAAAACAGATTCAGGTCCAGCTCATTCAATCGGTAAAAATGGCAGCGATTGGATCGCTTGCCGGAGGAGTGGCTCATGAAATAAACAATCCGCTTACCGGAGTATTAAATAACGTGGAGTTGATAAAAATGGAAATGGCGGCAAAAAATAATTTTGCCCCTTCTGATTTTAAAGGGCTTTTGGATATTATTGAAGAATCCGCCTTACGTTGCAAGCGGATTGTCCAGGAGCTCCTGGAATTCTCCCATATCGGAAAAGGAGTGCCCGAACCTGCCTTGATCAATGAAGTTTTGGAAAAAACCATTTCTTTAGCCGATAATGAAATAAAGCTTGAAAATATCAGAATTGTCAAAGAATTAGCTAACGACTGTCCTTTGGTCCGGATTGATGTTAATCGTTTCCGGCAGGTCCTTTTAGATATCATCAATAATGCCAGATGGGCTTTACGTAACAAGCCTGAAGCGAAATTAAAGATAAAGACTTTACTCTCGGAAGATAAAAAATTTGTAATAATTGAAATCTCCGATAACGGCTGCGGTATTGAAAAAGAGGACCTATCCTATATCTTTGAGCCGTTTTTTACCACTAAAAAAGTCGGAGAAGGCAATGGGCTGGGTTTATCTATTTCTTATCAGATTATTAAAGATCTTAATGGTATCCTGGAAGCAGAGTCTGAAGGCAAAAATAAAGGGGCGACATTCAGGATTAAATTACCCGCGATAACCTAA
- a CDS encoding response regulator: protein MNGKKPRALIVDDEKIIRDFLNDLLSLHGLEVVKAEDGYKAVELSRSGRFDLFFIDYRLPGLNGLETFRQIRQIDQDASVVMMTGYTIEGILEQAVSEGAYGLIRKPFNIGEIKCLVDKILVEKKK from the coding sequence ATGAATGGGAAAAAACCTCGCGCTTTGATCGTGGATGATGAAAAAATCATCCGGGATTTTTTAAACGACCTATTATCCCTGCATGGGCTGGAAGTAGTTAAAGCTGAAGATGGATACAAAGCGGTAGAGCTATCCCGCTCAGGAAGATTCGATCTTTTCTTTATCGACTACCGGCTGCCGGGTTTAAACGGTTTAGAGACTTTTCGCCAGATCCGCCAGATTGATCAGGATGCCTCAGTAGTAATGATGACCGGCTATACGATAGAAGGTATCCTCGAGCAGGCAGTGAGCGAAGGGGCGTACGGTTTAATCCGCAAACCGTTTAATATCGGCGAAATAAAATGTTTGGTCGATAAAATCCTGGTAGAAAAGAAAAAATAA
- the rpsU gene encoding 30S ribosomal protein S21 has product MTQVEVKKDESFESALRRFKKKIEQEGILREVRDRKHYEKPSERKRKKAKARK; this is encoded by the coding sequence TTGACACAAGTTGAAGTAAAGAAAGATGAGTCTTTTGAATCCGCTTTGCGCCGGTTTAAGAAGAAAATTGAGCAGGAGGGGATTTTGCGGGAAGTCCGCGATCGCAAACATTACGAAAAACCAAGCGAACGCAAAAGAAAAAAAGCTAAAGCCAGAAAATAA
- the amrB gene encoding AmmeMemoRadiSam system protein B: MLPQNSIRKPAVAGQFYPSNAKDINAMISSFADKGAQKNDVIGCVLPHAGYVYSGKVAVATISRVNIKNTVVLLGPNHTGLGADFSIMPQGTWQTPLGNVEINSELANSFLSKSAYLEADTIAHLDEHSLEVELPILQYFRRDFKIVPIAIKIGDLSALNEIAQSLAGGINEIGLKSSVIFIASSDMTHYEPQKSAEKKDNLAIEAICALDEQRLESTIKKFDISMCGFAPVAVLIKAAKILGAKAGKLIKYQTSADATKDTSSVVGYAGITIY, from the coding sequence ATGCTGCCTCAAAATAGTATCCGTAAACCTGCTGTGGCCGGACAATTTTATCCTTCAAACGCAAAAGATATTAACGCAATGATTTCTTCTTTTGCCGATAAGGGAGCGCAAAAGAATGATGTTATCGGATGCGTTTTGCCTCATGCCGGATATGTTTATTCCGGAAAAGTAGCCGTAGCCACAATCTCAAGGGTAAATATCAAAAACACAGTGGTTCTTTTGGGCCCCAATCACACGGGCTTAGGGGCTGATTTTAGTATAATGCCGCAGGGAACCTGGCAAACTCCCCTGGGTAATGTTGAAATTAATTCGGAACTGGCAAATTCATTCTTAAGTAAATCCGCTTATCTGGAAGCTGATACCATCGCCCATCTGGATGAACACTCCCTAGAGGTAGAACTGCCCATATTACAGTATTTTAGGCGCGATTTTAAAATCGTCCCCATCGCGATTAAAATCGGCGATTTATCCGCGCTTAATGAAATTGCGCAAAGCCTGGCCGGTGGAATTAACGAAATAGGCCTTAAAAGCTCGGTTATCTTTATTGCCAGTTCGGATATGACGCATTATGAGCCGCAGAAAAGCGCGGAGAAAAAAGATAACCTGGCGATTGAAGCAATATGCGCCTTAGATGAACAAAGGCTGGAGTCGACAATTAAAAAATTTGATATTTCCATGTGCGGTTTTGCCCCGGTTGCGGTTTTGATTAAAGCCGCAAAGATCCTTGGGGCAAAAGCGGGAAAGCTGATTAAATATCAAACCAGCGCTGATGCCACCAAAGATACCAGCAGTGTTGTGGGCTATGCCGGAATCACAATCTATTAA
- a CDS encoding DUF1844 domain-containing protein codes for MDEKKVDQNWKENIEKEKQEPKTEQGFVPPEADFKFFITTLSLQASIALGHMENPSTGKIQKDPAQAKFLIDTLAMLQEKTKGNLTKEETDLLENLLYELRIAYLAKSEDKPK; via the coding sequence ATGGATGAAAAGAAGGTTGACCAAAATTGGAAAGAAAACATAGAAAAAGAAAAACAGGAGCCCAAAACTGAACAGGGGTTTGTTCCTCCGGAAGCGGATTTTAAATTTTTCATCACCACCCTCTCTCTGCAGGCCTCTATTGCTTTGGGGCATATGGAAAATCCTTCAACCGGTAAAATTCAGAAAGATCCGGCCCAGGCAAAATTCCTTATTGATACATTAGCTATGCTGCAGGAAAAAACCAAGGGCAATCTTACCAAGGAAGAAACGGATCTATTAGAGAATTTACTTTATGAATTAAGAATAGCCTACCTGGCTAAAAGCGAGGATAAACCGAAATGA
- a CDS encoding Trm112 family protein — protein sequence MIDKELLDILACPACKADVELINNKIVCKKCGKKYPVRDGIPVMLIDEAEQGNHS from the coding sequence ATGATCGATAAAGAACTGCTGGATATATTAGCCTGTCCTGCCTGCAAAGCCGACGTGGAATTAATCAATAATAAAATTGTTTGCAAGAAATGCGGAAAAAAATATCCGGTGCGCGATGGAATCCCGGTTATGCTAATTGACGAGGCAGAACAAGGAAACCACTCTTAA
- the aroQ gene encoding type II 3-dehydroquinate dehydratase, giving the protein MKKILVIHGPNLNLLGTREPAIYGRLTLAKINQMLKTQAKKAKAALVIKQSNHEGAIVDLIGGAKKNKFQGILINPAAYTHTSVAVRDALAACGLIVVEVHLSNIYSREEFRHKSLISPVACGTILGFGAKSYTLGLAALLDLIPTK; this is encoded by the coding sequence ATGAAGAAGATACTGGTTATCCATGGGCCTAACCTGAATCTTCTGGGGACAAGAGAACCGGCAATCTATGGCCGCCTGACTTTAGCCAAAATTAACCAGATGCTTAAAACCCAGGCCAAAAAAGCTAAGGCAGCTTTAGTTATTAAACAATCTAACCATGAAGGTGCGATCGTAGATTTAATTGGAGGAGCCAAAAAAAATAAATTTCAAGGTATTTTGATTAACCCGGCAGCCTATACGCATACCAGTGTGGCTGTGCGCGATGCGCTCGCTGCCTGCGGATTAATCGTGGTTGAAGTACACCTTTCTAATATTTATTCCCGCGAGGAGTTCAGGCATAAGTCCCTGATTAGCCCGGTTGCTTGCGGCACGATCCTGGGTTTTGGGGCAAAAAGTTATACCTTAGGATTGGCTGCCCTGCTTGATTTAATCCCAACAAAATGA
- a CDS encoding aminopeptidase P family protein: protein MNRRLRNIHSVLKQRKLDALLVCWPANISYLTQSQSRDSYFLVSRKGNIYFTDSRYTEEAKKFLKGNVRLKECNGSVFKRIAQTILEFKLKKVGIEERYLPFAEFAKIKEYAKGNFDLIPTHSIIEDKRQVKDSQELLKLKKATRITALALEYVKQFLIPGAKEVEIVAELERFIRYQGARASAFDIIVASGPNSSQPHHLSGERKLKDNEPVLIDLGVDYQGYKSDLTRVFFLGKINVLERKVYNIVLKAQELAIKRIRPGAEMAEIDRVARDYIAKKGYAKNFTHNLGHGFGLEVHEDPRISGNEASAVKPGMTFTVEPGIYLPGKFGIRIEDMILVTSKGCEVL from the coding sequence ATGAATCGTCGCTTAAGAAACATACATTCTGTGCTCAAACAGAGAAAGCTTGATGCCCTGCTTGTTTGTTGGCCGGCCAATATCTCTTATCTGACGCAATCCCAAAGCCGTGATTCCTATTTCCTGGTTTCCCGCAAAGGCAACATCTATTTTACCGATTCCCGCTATACCGAAGAAGCAAAAAAATTTTTAAAAGGTAACGTCCGGCTTAAAGAATGCAACGGTTCTGTATTTAAACGGATCGCCCAAACTATACTTGAATTTAAACTAAAGAAGGTGGGTATCGAGGAGAGATACCTGCCGTTTGCCGAATTTGCCAAGATTAAAGAGTATGCAAAAGGGAATTTTGATTTAATCCCTACGCACAGCATAATTGAGGATAAAAGGCAGGTTAAAGATAGCCAGGAACTTCTAAAACTTAAAAAGGCCACCCGGATCACGGCTTTAGCTTTAGAATACGTTAAACAGTTTCTTATCCCGGGGGCTAAAGAGGTCGAGATTGTAGCAGAGCTTGAGCGTTTTATAAGGTATCAGGGGGCCAGAGCCTCAGCTTTTGACATCATTGTGGCTTCCGGGCCAAATTCCAGCCAGCCGCATCATCTTTCCGGAGAACGAAAACTTAAAGACAATGAACCGGTGCTCATTGATTTAGGAGTTGATTATCAAGGGTATAAATCTGACTTGACAAGGGTTTTCTTTTTGGGTAAAATAAACGTTCTTGAGCGTAAGGTTTATAATATTGTCCTTAAAGCCCAGGAGCTGGCGATCAAAAGAATTCGGCCCGGCGCAGAAATGGCTGAAATTGATAGGGTTGCACGGGATTACATCGCCAAAAAAGGGTACGCCAAGAATTTTACCCATAACCTCGGCCATGGTTTTGGCCTGGAGGTGCATGAGGATCCGCGGATCTCCGGTAATGAAGCCAGCGCAGTCAAACCGGGAATGACTTTTACGGTAGAACCGGGGATATATTTACCGGGAAAATTTGGCATAAGGATCGAGGATATGATTTTAGTAACAAGCAAAGGTTGCGAGGTGCTTTAG